Proteins encoded by one window of Winogradskyella sp. PG-2:
- a CDS encoding TolC family protein produces MRNILLVVLIGFSYMGFSQAENLSNILRFDEYLGFVKKFHPIVKQAELIIDESQAKLMKSRGAFDPKIEVDYDRKKFKGTEYFDRLKGTFKIPTWFGVELKATFEENTGDFLNPEAFVPEDGLYSAGISVPLGQGLMINNRMAALKQAKLFREQAKADRDIYINNILYEASLVYFEWLKAYNELKLFENILVNAEQRFTGV; encoded by the coding sequence ATGAGAAACATACTTTTAGTAGTTCTTATTGGATTTAGTTATATGGGATTTTCTCAAGCAGAGAACTTATCTAACATTCTTCGTTTTGATGAATACTTAGGATTTGTAAAGAAATTTCACCCTATTGTAAAGCAGGCAGAGTTGATAATAGATGAAAGTCAGGCAAAACTCATGAAATCTCGTGGCGCTTTTGATCCTAAAATTGAAGTCGATTATGATCGAAAGAAATTTAAGGGTACGGAATATTTCGATAGACTTAAGGGAACATTTAAAATCCCGACTTGGTTTGGTGTCGAATTAAAGGCGACATTCGAAGAAAATACTGGTGATTTTTTAAACCCTGAAGCTTTTGTACCAGAAGACGGTTTGTATAGTGCAGGTATTTCAGTGCCATTAGGTCAAGGCTTAATGATAAACAATAGAATGGCCGCTTTAAAGCAAGCCAAATTATTTAGAGAGCAAGCTAAAGCAGATCGCGATATTTACATCAATAACATTTTGTATGAAGCATCTTTGGTTTACTTTGAATGGTTAAAAGCTTATAATGAATTAAAACTATTTGAGAATATTTTAGTGAATGCAGAACAACGTTTTACAGGAGTGTAG
- a CDS encoding N-acetylmuramoyl-L-alanine amidase yields the protein MLKHLLIFFMLVSIHLAIGQSTTKTVIAKSGDGIYSLLRDNNIALTYIDKFIELNKEKITSGNQLIVGKSYALPIIEKDSISDLKVSKLDSISNKPIVKTEPLFGKEYSKIIVENNTLKNTVYYLISGHGGPDPGAVTTYNSKLITEDEYAYDVTLRLAKKLLADGATVYIIVQDKNDGIRDERILEVDYDEVCYPNKKIPRSQKLRLRQRSKAVNNLYLKHKGAYQRLIVTHVDSRSVGKNIDVFFYHHKNSKNGKRLAEQIHTTFKQKYAKHQPNRIYSGTVTSMSGLYLVKNTLPPMVYIELGNIRNSKDQKRILNYENREALANWIHLGLLTDYQNRN from the coding sequence ATGCTAAAACATCTCCTTATCTTTTTTATGTTAGTATCTATTCATCTAGCGATAGGTCAATCAACTACTAAAACTGTGATTGCTAAATCTGGAGATGGTATTTATTCGCTTTTAAGGGATAACAATATTGCTCTAACATATATTGATAAGTTTATAGAACTTAATAAAGAAAAAATAACTTCTGGTAATCAATTAATTGTTGGTAAAAGTTATGCCCTACCTATTATAGAAAAGGATTCTATTTCCGATTTAAAAGTGTCTAAATTAGATAGTATTTCCAATAAGCCAATAGTTAAAACAGAACCTTTATTCGGCAAAGAATACAGCAAGATTATTGTTGAAAATAATACGCTTAAAAATACAGTGTACTATTTAATCTCAGGACATGGTGGTCCTGATCCTGGAGCAGTAACAACATACAATTCTAAATTAATTACTGAAGATGAATATGCTTATGATGTCACGCTAAGACTCGCTAAAAAATTATTGGCTGACGGAGCTACGGTTTACATTATTGTACAAGATAAAAATGATGGTATAAGAGATGAGCGTATTTTAGAGGTCGATTATGATGAAGTTTGTTATCCCAATAAAAAAATTCCAAGAAGTCAAAAATTGCGACTACGACAACGCTCAAAAGCGGTCAATAATTTATATTTAAAACATAAAGGAGCTTACCAAAGACTAATTGTCACTCATGTAGATAGTAGAAGTGTTGGCAAAAATATTGATGTATTCTTTTACCATCATAAGAATAGTAAAAACGGAAAACGTTTGGCTGAGCAAATACATACGACTTTTAAACAAAAATATGCGAAGCATCAACCCAATCGCATCTATTCTGGAACTGTTACTTCTATGAGTGGTTTGTACTTAGTTAAGAATACCTTACCTCCAATGGTGTATATAGAATTAGGAAATATAAGAAATAGTAAAGATCAAAAACGCATATTAAATTATGAAAACAGAGAAGCTTTAGCGAATTGGATTCACTTAGGACTTTTAACGGATTATCAAAATCGTAATTGA
- a CDS encoding TetR/AcrR family transcriptional regulator → MLNLLSNLKISVPDKIYIKDPESSDLGKRIIEHSILLIDEIGFDSFTFKKLGVKIGSNESSIYRYFESKHKLLLYLTSWYWAWIEYQMVFATFNMPDPKAQLFKAIEVVTKTIEEDLTFSHINEVVLNRIIINEYSKSYLTKEVDSENKEGYFVVYKRMIKRLRDMIININPKYKFASSLASTIVEGALHQHFLKEHFSSITDCSNKVTPTDFFKELTINAISK, encoded by the coding sequence ATGTTAAACTTACTATCAAATTTAAAAATTTCAGTACCAGATAAAATCTATATTAAGGATCCAGAATCTTCCGATTTAGGTAAAAGAATTATAGAGCATAGTATCTTATTAATAGATGAAATTGGCTTTGATAGTTTCACCTTTAAAAAGTTGGGTGTTAAAATTGGTTCTAACGAAAGTTCTATCTATCGTTATTTTGAAAGTAAGCACAAATTACTTCTGTATTTAACATCTTGGTATTGGGCTTGGATCGAGTATCAAATGGTGTTTGCTACCTTTAACATGCCAGATCCAAAGGCACAATTGTTTAAAGCCATAGAAGTGGTGACCAAAACTATAGAAGAAGATTTAACCTTCTCTCATATTAATGAGGTGGTTTTGAATAGAATTATCATAAACGAATACTCTAAATCTTACTTAACTAAGGAAGTAGATAGTGAAAACAAAGAAGGCTATTTTGTAGTCTACAAGCGTATGATTAAGCGTTTACGAGATATGATTATCAACATCAATCCAAAATATAAATTCGCTTCTAGTTTGGCAAGTACTATTGTCGAAGGAGCACTTCATCAACATTTTTTAAAGGAACATTTTAGTTCGATTACGGATTGTAGCAATAAAGTTACACCAACAGACTTTTTCAAAGAGCTCACTATTAACGCTATTAGTAAGTAA
- a CDS encoding PLP-dependent transferase produces the protein MQDQKLLNYIKAVLENMPEDWLNLTTHRLDIYNESLAKTQFIDKFESLFENNNSQSSALKALPTAYDYIRLGHPLSCVLEWVIAKLHGLKSENIISFSSQTVPVLAVLRTNLLANKKTRIVFTDELPEYFDTELIKHIYGYNFEFRKAGNEDTISEFKGTTIFISQENQFSTNNLNPAIDFYVNLYDGLGSVLIVNGVESNKYISDIQHVRRRETIAMTPANCILALKSLVKQSSFKTQNNKIKANKASVLDAIKTITDVKTKPLVGSSGLSVQYAIMMGLIDDAQENYSQKAIKFIVPTNCYGGTNDQARRVAACLSNVEVVDLAVDGDNDMVASLETVLDKVAKEDAIPYIIAEIPTNPRVEVPDLEQLKAVLSKEPRTASGNIAIDPVFVLDQTFCPNIHFLGEGEILSTVRTISYASGSKFPSGGKCTAGYCVGNKKAESLISKIEEHLLLCDNEATALQYEILATQMPSMNQRIANAYTNTRAFVNYIKETLPKAKINFVSEKLAAQGFTPSVFSLDLPTKGNTAEEKEAYKRALNHKLITLMITEIPNESKYCVSYGQLQGCYWTIPATSTQGTTKEGDKDYIARVALSANMDLELHKKVFNDFVQSI, from the coding sequence ATGCAAGACCAAAAACTACTCAATTATATAAAAGCTGTATTAGAAAATATGCCAGAAGACTGGCTTAATCTAACTACTCATAGACTAGACATTTATAATGAGTCATTGGCAAAAACACAATTCATTGATAAGTTTGAAAGCTTATTTGAGAATAACAATTCACAGTCATCAGCACTTAAAGCGTTACCAACAGCTTACGATTATATTAGATTAGGTCATCCATTATCTTGTGTATTAGAATGGGTAATTGCCAAATTACATGGTCTAAAATCAGAAAATATCATTAGTTTTTCTTCTCAAACAGTACCAGTTTTGGCAGTTTTAAGGACGAATCTATTGGCAAATAAAAAGACACGAATTGTTTTTACTGATGAATTACCAGAGTATTTCGATACAGAACTCATAAAACACATTTATGGTTATAATTTTGAGTTTAGGAAAGCTGGGAATGAAGACACTATTTCAGAATTCAAAGGCACTACCATTTTCATTTCTCAAGAAAATCAATTTAGCACTAATAACCTTAACCCAGCTATTGATTTTTATGTCAATCTTTATGATGGTCTTGGAAGTGTTCTTATAGTCAATGGTGTAGAAAGCAATAAATACATCTCAGACATACAGCATGTGCGACGCAGAGAAACAATTGCCATGACTCCTGCAAACTGTATTTTGGCTTTAAAGTCTTTGGTAAAACAATCTTCTTTTAAAACTCAAAATAATAAGATTAAAGCTAATAAAGCTAGTGTTTTAGACGCTATTAAAACCATTACTGATGTTAAAACAAAACCATTGGTTGGTTCCAGTGGATTATCTGTGCAATATGCAATTATGATGGGATTAATCGATGATGCCCAAGAGAACTACAGCCAAAAAGCGATTAAATTTATTGTACCTACAAATTGTTATGGTGGCACCAACGACCAAGCGAGACGAGTTGCTGCATGTTTAAGCAATGTTGAAGTTGTAGATTTAGCCGTTGATGGCGACAATGATATGGTAGCAAGCTTGGAAACGGTTTTAGATAAAGTTGCTAAAGAAGATGCTATTCCTTACATCATTGCCGAAATCCCAACCAACCCAAGGGTTGAAGTTCCGGATTTAGAACAATTAAAAGCGGTTTTGAGTAAAGAACCAAGAACAGCATCTGGTAATATTGCTATTGACCCTGTTTTTGTTTTAGACCAAACCTTCTGCCCTAACATTCACTTTTTAGGTGAAGGTGAAATACTTTCAACCGTAAGAACAATTTCTTATGCTAGTGGTTCTAAGTTTCCTAGTGGTGGTAAATGTACAGCTGGTTATTGTGTAGGTAATAAAAAAGCGGAAAGCTTAATATCTAAAATAGAGGAGCACTTATTACTATGCGATAATGAAGCAACTGCTTTACAGTATGAGATTTTAGCAACCCAAATGCCTTCCATGAATCAAAGGATCGCTAATGCTTATACCAATACAAGGGCGTTTGTCAACTATATAAAAGAGACTTTACCAAAAGCTAAAATCAATTTTGTTTCAGAGAAACTTGCAGCACAAGGGTTTACACCTTCAGTATTTTCATTAGATCTGCCAACAAAAGGAAATACTGCTGAAGAAAAGGAAGCTTACAAGCGCGCTTTAAATCATAAGCTTATTACCTTAATGATTACAGAAATTCCAAATGAAAGTAAATACTGTGTCAGTTATGGTCAATTACAAGGTTGTTATTGGACCATACCTGCAACCTCAACTCAAGGAACGACTAAAGAAGGTGATAAAGATTATATTGCTAGAGTTGCGCTTTCGGCTAATATGGATTTGGAACTACATAAAAAGGTCTTTAACGATTTTGTTCAAAGTATTTAA
- a CDS encoding peptidase domain-containing ABC transporter, with the protein MNTKEIMSPWERLVGLLKLERRDLLQVIYYAIFSGLLALTLPLGIQAIINLIQGAQVSTSWVVLVILVTLGVAFVGVLQLMQMRIIETIQQRIFTRASFEFTYRFPKIKMNELRNYYPPELANRFFDTLNIQKGLAKILVDIPTAMLQIIFALILLSFYHPFFIAFGILLLLLIYIVFKFTAQKGMDTSLLESKHKYKVAHWIQEVARAVVSFKLSGQTSLAVNKNDDLVNDYLKARESHFRILVIQFVQMIGFKVIVTAGLLLIGGLLVLNQEMNIGQFVAAEIIILLVIASVEKLILGLEAFYDVLTSLEKMGQVVDKELEMQDGVKPDFKDNFSLELENVTYNVPQRDQSILNQISLKIKPKSRILIKGESGSGKSSLLRLIAGVIEPTKGSVYIDEYSLKNINLNHYRSHLGLSLADETPFEGTIRENITFGNENISEDQLQWAIDKVGLKQFIKESPQGLNTILNPEGKQTSFTIAKKIVLARAIVSQPKILILEDPLEHFELDEVNRIIKFLTDETNPWALVVVSISNNDWSQNCTQVITLKKGEII; encoded by the coding sequence ATGAATACTAAAGAAATTATGTCTCCATGGGAGAGGCTTGTCGGCCTGCTAAAATTAGAGCGAAGGGATTTGTTGCAAGTTATATATTACGCGATTTTTTCAGGACTTTTAGCCTTGACATTGCCATTAGGAATTCAGGCAATAATTAACTTAATTCAAGGTGCACAAGTCAGCACATCTTGGGTTGTTTTAGTAATTTTAGTAACGTTAGGAGTTGCTTTTGTTGGTGTACTTCAACTCATGCAAATGCGAATTATTGAAACCATTCAGCAACGTATTTTTACAAGAGCCTCTTTTGAATTTACGTATCGTTTTCCGAAGATAAAAATGAATGAATTACGAAACTACTATCCGCCAGAGTTAGCTAATCGTTTCTTCGATACGTTGAATATTCAAAAAGGATTAGCCAAGATTTTGGTTGATATTCCAACGGCTATGTTGCAGATTATTTTTGCTTTAATACTGTTATCTTTTTATCATCCATTTTTTATAGCATTTGGCATCTTATTACTCTTGTTAATATATATTGTCTTCAAGTTTACGGCTCAAAAGGGAATGGATACAAGTCTATTAGAGTCTAAGCATAAGTATAAAGTTGCGCATTGGATACAAGAAGTTGCTCGTGCTGTAGTGAGTTTTAAATTATCAGGACAAACAAGTTTAGCAGTTAATAAAAATGACGACTTAGTTAATGACTACTTAAAAGCTAGAGAAAGTCATTTCAGAATTCTAGTTATTCAGTTTGTTCAGATGATTGGCTTCAAAGTTATCGTTACCGCAGGACTATTACTTATAGGTGGATTATTAGTCTTAAATCAAGAGATGAATATTGGTCAGTTTGTTGCTGCTGAAATTATCATTTTATTGGTCATAGCATCTGTTGAGAAATTAATACTCGGTTTAGAAGCGTTTTATGATGTTCTTACTTCACTTGAAAAAATGGGTCAAGTCGTTGATAAAGAACTAGAAATGCAAGATGGTGTTAAACCAGATTTTAAAGACAACTTTAGTTTAGAGTTAGAGAATGTAACTTATAATGTACCGCAAAGAGATCAGAGTATTCTTAATCAAATTTCGTTAAAGATTAAACCAAAAAGCAGAATATTGATTAAAGGTGAAAGTGGCTCAGGTAAATCGAGTTTATTAAGATTAATTGCTGGTGTCATTGAACCAACTAAAGGTAGTGTGTATATCGATGAGTATTCACTAAAAAACATCAATCTAAACCATTATAGATCGCATTTAGGATTATCCTTAGCAGACGAAACTCCGTTTGAAGGCACCATTAGAGAAAATATCACTTTTGGTAATGAGAATATTTCCGAAGACCAACTACAATGGGCAATAGATAAAGTAGGCTTAAAACAATTTATTAAAGAAAGTCCTCAAGGCTTAAATACGATTTTAAACCCTGAAGGGAAACAAACGTCCTTTACAATTGCTAAGAAAATTGTATTGGCTAGAGCTATTGTAAGTCAACCTAAAATTTTAATTCTAGAAGATCCACTAGAGCATTTTGAGCTAGACGAAGTCAATAGGATTATCAAGTTTTTAACAGATGAAACTAATCCTTGGGCTTTGGTAGTAGTAAGTATTAGTAATAATGACTGGTCTCAAAATTGCACACAAGTTATAACCCTTAAAAAAGGTGAAATTATTTAA
- a CDS encoding immunity 53 family protein: MEILEWIQNWFKTNCDGDWEKGDAIQITNMDSPAGWDVEIDISKTSIANLEIKWVLNENGKQDWYGVKIQNQRFRAAGDATKLTFLLNLFREMIEKIENE, encoded by the coding sequence ATGGAAATTTTAGAATGGATACAAAATTGGTTTAAAACCAATTGTGATGGAGACTGGGAAAAAGGTGATGCCATACAAATTACCAATATGGACAGTCCTGCTGGTTGGGACGTGGAAATTGATATCTCTAAAACATCTATTGCTAACCTAGAAATAAAATGGGTTCTCAACGAAAACGGAAAACAAGATTGGTATGGAGTGAAAATTCAAAACCAAAGGTTTAGAGCTGCAGGTGATGCTACAAAACTGACGTTTCTATTAAATTTATTTAGAGAAATGATTGAGAAAATTGAGAATGAATAA
- a CDS encoding UDP-N-acetylmuramate--L-alanine ligase has translation MNVHFIAIGGAAMHNLAIALHNKGYKVTGSDDTIFDPSKSRLKAKGLLPETVGWYPEKITTDLDAIVLGMHAKADNPELIKAQDLGLKIYSYPEFLYEQAKNKTRVVIGGSHGKTTITSMILHVMHYHDRDVDYMVGAQLEGFDVMVKLTEYNDFMVLEGDEYLSSPIDMRPKFHLYKPNIALLSGIAWDHINVFPTYDNYVEQFSIFVDSIVTGGSINYNEEDLEVKRVVEASENQIRKIAYQTPEYTVENGETLLETPEGPMPIEVFGAHNLNNLAGAKWICQHMGIDEDDYYEAISTFKGASKRLEKIAENSKSVAYKDFAHSPSKVEATTKAVKEQYSDRTLVACLELHTYSSLNAEFLKEYKGALDAADTAVVFYSSHAVEIKKLEEVSHEQIATAFERDDLIIYTNPEDFKSFLFSQNFDNKSLLLMSSGNYGGLDFDEVKELFK, from the coding sequence ATGAATGTACATTTTATTGCTATTGGAGGTGCAGCAATGCACAATTTAGCCATAGCACTTCACAATAAAGGTTATAAAGTTACAGGAAGTGATGACACTATTTTCGATCCTTCAAAATCAAGATTAAAAGCGAAAGGTTTATTACCAGAAACCGTTGGATGGTATCCTGAGAAAATCACTACAGATTTAGATGCTATCGTTTTAGGTATGCATGCAAAAGCTGATAATCCTGAATTAATTAAAGCCCAAGACTTAGGTCTAAAAATTTACAGTTATCCTGAATTTTTATACGAGCAAGCTAAAAATAAAACACGAGTTGTTATTGGTGGAAGCCATGGAAAGACAACGATTACCTCTATGATTCTGCATGTAATGCATTACCACGATCGTGATGTAGATTATATGGTAGGAGCACAGCTTGAAGGCTTTGACGTGATGGTAAAACTCACTGAGTATAATGATTTTATGGTTTTAGAAGGTGATGAGTATTTGAGTTCGCCAATAGATATGCGCCCAAAATTTCATCTATACAAACCTAATATTGCCTTGTTGAGTGGAATTGCTTGGGATCATATTAATGTGTTTCCGACCTATGATAATTACGTTGAGCAGTTTAGCATTTTTGTAGATTCTATTGTCACAGGTGGAAGCATCAATTACAATGAAGAAGATTTAGAAGTAAAACGTGTTGTAGAAGCATCTGAAAATCAAATTAGAAAAATAGCATATCAAACTCCAGAATATACAGTTGAAAACGGAGAAACCCTTTTAGAAACTCCAGAGGGTCCAATGCCAATTGAAGTCTTTGGTGCACATAACTTAAATAATTTAGCTGGTGCTAAATGGATTTGCCAACATATGGGAATTGATGAAGATGATTACTACGAAGCTATTTCTACTTTTAAAGGTGCAAGTAAAAGATTAGAGAAAATTGCCGAAAATTCTAAAAGTGTAGCGTATAAAGATTTTGCCCATTCACCAAGTAAGGTAGAAGCCACAACAAAAGCCGTAAAAGAACAATACAGCGACAGAACTTTAGTCGCTTGTCTCGAATTACATACATATAGTAGCCTTAATGCCGAATTTCTTAAAGAATACAAAGGTGCTTTAGATGCTGCTGACACAGCAGTGGTTTTTTATTCTTCACATGCTGTAGAAATTAAAAAATTGGAAGAAGTATCACACGAACAAATCGCTACTGCTTTTGAGCGTGATGATTTAATTATTTATACCAATCCAGAAGACTTTAAAAGCTTCTTGTTTTCTCAAAATTTTGACAACAAGTCTTTACTCTTAATGAGTTCTGGGAATTATGGTGGTTTAGATTTTGATGAGGTGAAGGAACTTTTTAAATAA
- a CDS encoding TolC family protein: MKLIKAALELSNFLWLENNVPVELQPNIIPDVNTEPIVDATFNIYQLRSDEVVLDEHSKMQSLGYKLEGLEVDTKLKANRLLPRIDVEYNFLTEVPEIARSLNTAEYKGGLNVSFPLFLRKERGDVKLAQLKMQDTEFEMDATRVNLQNKISALKQELESYVSQNEITAQMVSDYERMLQAEERKFELGESSLFLVNSRESKLIDGQLKAIEIQNKFFSTKAKLFNSLAVNPEL; encoded by the coding sequence GTGAAGCTGATTAAAGCGGCTTTAGAATTATCTAATTTCTTATGGTTAGAAAACAATGTGCCTGTGGAACTGCAGCCTAATATTATTCCAGATGTAAATACTGAGCCTATTGTAGACGCTACGTTTAATATTTACCAATTACGAAGTGATGAGGTGGTTTTAGACGAACATTCGAAAATGCAATCTTTAGGATATAAACTTGAAGGATTGGAGGTTGATACAAAGTTAAAAGCCAATAGATTATTGCCAAGAATTGATGTTGAATACAATTTTTTAACCGAAGTACCAGAAATTGCACGAAGCTTAAATACTGCAGAATATAAAGGAGGCTTAAATGTTAGTTTTCCTTTGTTTCTAAGAAAAGAACGTGGTGATGTTAAGTTGGCACAGTTAAAAATGCAAGACACAGAATTTGAAATGGATGCCACTCGTGTTAATCTTCAAAATAAGATTAGCGCTTTAAAGCAAGAATTGGAGTCTTACGTTTCACAAAATGAAATTACTGCACAAATGGTCTCAGATTACGAGCGTATGTTACAAGCCGAAGAACGTAAATTTGAACTTGGTGAAAGCTCTTTGTTTTTAGTGAATTCTCGTGAGTCTAAACTAATTGATGGCCAATTAAAAGCGATTGAAATTCAGAATAAATTTTTTAGTACCAAAGCAAAATTGTTTAATAGCTTGGCTGTGAATCCTGAATTATAA
- a CDS encoding HlyD family secretion protein → MLNISHNQLNKSVDITTSKSGKRVFHARYYKYFNRFLGAFAIVGIIILFLPWTQNITGRGQVTTLTPDQRPQTIQSPIPGRIEQWFVREGNFVSKGDTIMQISEIKSEYFDPNLVERTAQQRDARAQSVGSYGEKVKALNRQIGALSQERNLKLEQARNKFLQSKLKVKSDSIDFEAAKTNIRIAQSKYDRTATLKEEGFKATKDVEDARLKLQETEAKLISQENKLLASRNEVINAQVEISRVNATYADKISKAQSDKFTAQSSQFDTEAQVSKLDNAYSNYQMRNDLRFIKAPYDGYINKAIRGGVGQTFKEGEALVGIMPAQVDLAVETYVEPIDLPLLHIGEKVRVQFDGWPAIVFTGWPNVSYGTYGAKVVAVENFISDNGKFRVLLAPDEEDHKWPEAIRAGSGALTMALLDDVPIWFELWRKLNGFPPNYYKPEGAANTKKK, encoded by the coding sequence ATGCTAAATATATCTCATAATCAGCTTAATAAATCTGTAGATATTACAACGTCTAAATCAGGTAAGCGTGTTTTTCATGCTAGATATTATAAGTATTTCAATCGTTTTTTAGGAGCGTTTGCTATTGTTGGTATCATTATTTTGTTTTTGCCTTGGACACAGAATATAACAGGCAGAGGACAAGTAACAACCCTAACACCAGATCAGAGACCACAAACCATTCAGTCGCCAATTCCTGGTCGTATAGAACAATGGTTTGTTCGCGAAGGCAATTTTGTATCCAAAGGAGATACGATTATGCAAATCTCTGAAATTAAGAGCGAGTATTTTGATCCTAATTTGGTAGAGCGTACAGCGCAACAACGGGATGCAAGAGCACAGTCTGTTGGATCTTATGGTGAAAAAGTAAAAGCTCTGAATCGACAGATTGGAGCTTTATCTCAGGAGCGAAACTTGAAACTAGAGCAGGCTAGAAACAAATTTTTACAATCTAAATTGAAAGTAAAAAGTGATAGTATAGATTTTGAAGCAGCGAAAACGAATATTAGAATTGCACAATCAAAATACGATCGAACAGCGACTCTAAAAGAAGAAGGTTTTAAAGCCACCAAAGATGTTGAAGATGCCAGACTAAAGCTTCAAGAAACTGAAGCGAAACTCATTTCTCAAGAAAATAAGTTATTAGCAAGTAGGAATGAAGTGATAAATGCTCAGGTAGAAATTTCTCGAGTAAATGCAACCTATGCTGATAAAATATCAAAAGCGCAGAGTGATAAATTTACAGCGCAATCTAGTCAGTTTGATACTGAAGCACAAGTCTCTAAATTAGATAATGCATATTCAAATTATCAAATGCGAAACGATTTACGTTTCATTAAAGCACCATACGACGGTTACATTAATAAAGCTATAAGAGGTGGAGTAGGACAAACATTTAAAGAAGGTGAAGCTTTAGTCGGTATTATGCCTGCACAAGTAGATTTGGCAGTAGAAACTTATGTTGAGCCAATCGATTTACCATTACTTCATATTGGTGAAAAAGTTAGAGTACAATTTGATGGTTGGCCTGCAATAGTATTTACAGGATGGCCAAATGTATCCTATGGAACTTATGGTGCAAAAGTCGTAGCTGTTGAAAATTTTATAAGCGATAATGGAAAGTTTAGAGTGCTTTTAGCACCAGATGAGGAAGATCATAAATGGCCAGAGGCTATTAGAGCGGGATCAGGAGCTTTAACTATGGCATTATTAGATGATGTACCAATTTGGTTCGAGTTATGGAGAAAACTCAACGGTTTTCCACCTAATTATTATAAGCCAGAAGGCGCAGCAAATACTAAAAAGAAATAA
- a CDS encoding tetratricopeptide repeat protein → MYRFLWIILLSSICFSQTSKEKAEAFIAEKSFKSAQNEMVVFLKENPEDKEAIELLGDAYGHQKKWDEAIEQYKTLTDKQPNDANYQYKYGGALGMKALSISKLKALGIIGDVKRAFLKAAELDPKHIDARWALVELYVSLPGIIGGSNSKALKYANELQKLSKVDGYLAKGYVYEYDDEPELAEKYYRLAIKVGGSVTCYEKLTNFYEGQNQPEKAIGNLEEAQNKLQRNAMHYQIGKVCADYNIQLDKGEKCLKAYLSHYSSKDGVPKAWAYYRLAQIYNHKKDKTEALKWIEKAITGLPKIKVFQEEKARINKL, encoded by the coding sequence ATGTATAGATTTTTATGGATAATTTTATTGTCTTCTATTTGCTTTTCTCAGACTTCAAAAGAGAAAGCTGAAGCTTTTATAGCCGAAAAATCCTTTAAAAGTGCTCAAAATGAAATGGTTGTTTTTCTTAAGGAAAATCCTGAAGATAAAGAAGCTATTGAGTTATTGGGTGATGCTTATGGCCATCAGAAAAAATGGGATGAAGCCATTGAGCAGTATAAAACCTTAACTGATAAGCAACCAAATGATGCTAATTACCAGTACAAATATGGAGGTGCCTTAGGAATGAAGGCACTTAGTATTAGTAAACTGAAAGCTTTAGGAATTATAGGTGATGTAAAACGTGCGTTTTTAAAAGCTGCGGAATTAGATCCAAAGCATATCGATGCAAGATGGGCTTTAGTAGAACTTTATGTTTCGCTTCCAGGAATTATTGGTGGTAGTAATTCTAAAGCACTGAAGTATGCTAATGAATTACAGAAGTTGTCAAAGGTTGATGGTTACTTAGCTAAGGGTTATGTTTATGAATATGATGATGAGCCAGAGCTAGCAGAAAAATACTATCGGCTAGCTATAAAGGTTGGTGGTTCAGTAACGTGCTATGAAAAGCTAACAAATTTTTATGAAGGACAAAATCAACCAGAGAAAGCAATTGGTAATTTAGAGGAGGCTCAAAATAAATTACAACGTAATGCCATGCATTACCAAATAGGAAAAGTATGTGCAGATTACAACATTCAATTAGATAAAGGAGAGAAGTGTTTAAAAGCTTATTTATCTCATTATTCCTCTAAAGATGGAGTCCCAAAAGCTTGGGCATATTATCGTTTAGCACAAATTTATAATCACAAAAAAGACAAAACTGAAGCTTTAAAATGGATTGAAAAGGCGATTACAGGTTTACCTAAAATTAAAGTCTTCCAAGAAGAAAAGGCTCGTATTAATAAGCTTTAG